The following are encoded in a window of Mycobacterium decipiens genomic DNA:
- a CDS encoding GNAT family N-acetyltransferase, with product MSIASVLIPSDKSHGSATSSSAGPRYSLLLSTDPSLIEAAQRLRYDVFTSTPGFALPATREAHRGGLDMDRFDEYCDHLLVRDDDSGELVGCYRMLAPAGAIAAGGLYTATEFDVRAFDPLRPSLVEMGRAVVREGHRNGGVVLLMWAGILAYLDRYGYDYVTGCVSVPIGGDGETPGSQLRGVRDFIQNRHAAPPQRRVYPYRPVRVNGTAIDDIPPPRRPALPPLMRGYLRLGARVCGEPAHDPDFGVGDFCLLLDKGDADTRYLRRLRSVSAAAEMADATAGGAAR from the coding sequence ATGAGTATCGCTTCTGTCCTGATACCCAGCGACAAATCGCATGGTTCGGCGACAAGCTCGTCCGCCGGACCGCGGTATTCCCTGTTGCTGTCCACCGATCCCAGCCTCATCGAGGCGGCACAGCGGCTTCGCTATGACGTGTTCACCAGCACGCCCGGCTTCGCGCTGCCGGCCACGCGCGAGGCGCACCGCGGCGGTCTTGACATGGATCGGTTCGACGAATACTGCGACCACCTGCTGGTCCGAGACGACGACAGCGGCGAGCTGGTGGGTTGCTACCGGATGCTGGCTCCGGCGGGTGCCATCGCCGCCGGAGGCCTCTACACTGCAACGGAATTCGACGTACGCGCATTCGATCCGCTGCGGCCGTCGTTGGTGGAGATGGGCCGCGCAGTAGTGCGCGAGGGTCACCGCAACGGTGGGGTAGTGCTGCTGATGTGGGCCGGCATCCTGGCCTACCTGGACCGGTACGGCTACGACTACGTGACCGGATGTGTGTCGGTACCGATCGGCGGGGACGGTGAAACACCGGGCAGCCAGCTCCGCGGCGTACGCGACTTCATCCAGAACCGTCATGCCGCGCCGCCGCAGCGTCGGGTGTACCCCTACCGGCCGGTACGGGTAAACGGCACGGCCATCGATGACATTCCCCCGCCGCGACGGCCGGCACTTCCGCCGCTGATGCGCGGTTATCTGCGGCTGGGCGCGCGGGTATGCGGCGAGCCGGCGCACGACCCGGACTTCGGCGTGGGCGACTTCTGCCTGCTATTGGACAAGGGCGACGCCGATACCCGATACCTGCGCAGACTGCGGTCGGTGTCGGCGGCCGCCGAGATGGCAGATGCGACGGCGGGTGGCGCGGCCCGGTGA
- a CDS encoding electron transfer flavoprotein subunit alpha/FixB family protein, with translation MAEALVLVEHAEGALKKVSAELITAARALGAPAAVVVGAPGTAAPLLDGLKAAGAAKIYVAESDVVDKYLITPVVDVLAGLAESSAPAAVLVAATADGKEIAGRLAARIGSGLLVDVVDVKEGGVGVHSIFGGAFTVEARANGDTPVITVRAGAIEAEPADGAGEQVSVEVPAPAENAAKITAREPAVAGDRPELTEATIVVAGGRGVGSAENFSVVEALADSLGAAVGASRAAVDSGYYPGQFQVGQTGKTVSPQLYVALGISGAIQHRAGMQTSKTIVAVNKDEEAPIFEIADYGVVGDLFKVAPQLTEAVKARKG, from the coding sequence ATGGCTGAAGCACTGGTGCTCGTTGAGCACGCCGAAGGCGCGTTGAAGAAGGTCAGCGCCGAGTTGATCACCGCAGCCCGCGCGCTGGGCGCGCCGGCTGCCGTCGTGGTCGGTGCGCCCGGCACGGCCGCGCCGCTTCTCGACGGACTGAAAGCGGCCGGTGCCGCCAAGATCTACGTCGCCGAATCCGATGTGGTGGACAAGTACCTGATCACCCCGGTGGTCGACGTACTGGCGGGGCTGGCCGAGTCTTCGGCCCCGGCCGCTGTGCTGGTGGCCGCTACCGCCGACGGCAAGGAGATTGCCGGTCGGCTCGCGGCCCGGATCGGATCCGGTCTGCTGGTCGATGTCGTTGACGTGAAAGAAGGTGGGGTGGGCGTCCATAGCATCTTCGGCGGCGCGTTCACCGTCGAAGCGCGGGCCAACGGCGATACCCCGGTGATCACGGTGCGCGCCGGGGCCATCGAGGCGGAGCCGGCTGACGGTGCGGGCGAGCAGGTCAGCGTGGAAGTGCCGGCTCCGGCGGAGAACGCCGCCAAGATCACCGCCCGTGAGCCCGCGGTCGCCGGCGACCGGCCGGAGCTCACGGAGGCCACCATCGTGGTGGCCGGTGGGCGCGGTGTCGGCAGTGCGGAGAACTTCAGCGTGGTCGAGGCGCTGGCCGACTCGCTGGGTGCGGCGGTCGGAGCATCGCGCGCGGCGGTCGACTCCGGCTACTACCCGGGCCAGTTCCAGGTGGGCCAGACCGGCAAGACGGTGTCGCCCCAGCTCTACGTCGCGCTGGGCATCTCAGGGGCGATCCAGCACCGTGCGGGCATGCAGACCTCGAAGACCATCGTCGCGGTCAACAAGGACGAAGAGGCGCCGATCTTCGAGATCGCCGACTACGGCGTGGTCGGCGATCTCTTCAAGGTCGCTCCGCAGCTCACCGAGGCGGTCAAGGCCCGCAAGGGCTAA
- a CDS encoding lysophospholipid acyltransferase family protein, with product MNGPTRAPAATGHSWLPRASCDVSCVGIGATARSRRPWVALRVALRVMLALALAPGVPLLVVPLPGRTRVQRIYCRLVLRCFGVRISVSGNPIRNLRGVLVVSSHMSWLDVFAVGAVMPGSFVARADMFTGGAVGLVARILKIIPIERTSLRRLPGVVDTVARRLRAGQTVVAFPEGTTWCGLACGSFYPAMFQAAIDAGRPVQPLRLTYHHADGTLSTAPAFVGDDTLLRSVRRLLTVRRTLAWVRVESLQLPGTDRRDLARRCQSAVFAGASRRSGRHPHHRHVLVA from the coding sequence GTGAACGGCCCGACGCGCGCCCCCGCGGCCACCGGACATTCCTGGCTACCCCGCGCGTCGTGCGACGTCAGCTGTGTGGGTATCGGCGCCACCGCTCGGTCGCGGCGGCCGTGGGTGGCGTTGCGGGTCGCGCTACGCGTCATGTTGGCCCTGGCCTTGGCGCCGGGCGTGCCGCTGCTGGTGGTGCCGCTACCGGGCCGAACGCGGGTGCAACGCATCTATTGCCGGTTGGTACTGCGCTGTTTCGGTGTCCGGATCTCGGTATCGGGCAATCCGATTCGCAACCTGCGCGGGGTCCTCGTTGTCAGCAGCCATATGTCTTGGCTAGACGTGTTCGCCGTCGGGGCGGTGATGCCGGGGTCTTTCGTCGCCCGTGCCGACATGTTCACCGGGGGCGCGGTCGGGCTGGTTGCTCGCATCCTGAAGATCATTCCGATCGAGCGGACGAGTCTGCGGCGGCTGCCCGGTGTGGTGGACACCGTCGCGCGCCGCCTGCGCGCTGGCCAGACGGTGGTGGCCTTCCCGGAGGGCACCACCTGGTGCGGTCTGGCGTGCGGGTCTTTCTATCCGGCAATGTTTCAGGCGGCAATCGATGCCGGGCGCCCGGTGCAGCCGCTCCGGCTGACATATCACCACGCCGACGGCACACTCTCGACCGCTCCGGCCTTTGTGGGCGATGACACCCTGTTGCGCTCGGTTCGCCGGCTGCTCACCGTGCGCCGCACGCTGGCCTGGGTGCGCGTCGAGTCCTTGCAGCTGCCGGGTACCGATCGTCGGGACCTGGCCCGGCGCTGCCAGTCGGCAGTCTTTGCGGGAGCGTCGCGGCGGTCGGGACGGCATCCACATCACCGGCACGTGCTGGTGGCCTGA